Genomic window (Drosophila albomicans strain 15112-1751.03 chromosome X, ASM965048v2, whole genome shotgun sequence):
tttattttatttgtccGTCTAATGAGCACAATGACTGAAGAAGACCGCAAAATGGCTGTCTACACTGCGAACAGAAAGAAATATAACTATACTTTGGCTGTCTTGATGGCGATGCGGAACGACTTCGAACCGGAAAAATTCCTTAGCCTGTATGATGATATACACAATCGATATCCTATGCTAATCCATAATCATGTGATTGATACGGCGATCAtcatatggaa
Coding sequences:
- the LOC127565776 gene encoding uncharacterized protein LOC127565776 isoform X1, producing the protein MSTMTEEDRKMAVYTANRKKYNYTLAVLMAMRNDFEPEKFLSLYDDIHNRYPMLIHNHVIDTAIIIWKKCFVVPDKDVSFYYRELYKYHFNMIDALNGDY